Below is a genomic region from Sporohalobacter salinus.
TAATGGGAGATTATCATTAAAATTAGGATTATTTTTAGAGCCGGCTATTGGCTTAGTAGTTGCTGGAGTTATGACTTCTTTCTTTTATAAGTTAGTTGAGGAGGAATAATGTTGGAGTTAGTAAGTAAATTAACCCAAAATATACATTATTTTATTTCTTTATTTTTATTTTTGTTAGGGTTTTATACCATGTTGGCTAATTCAAATTTAGTTAAAAAGATGATTGGCCTAAATATTATGGATACTTCTATTTTTTTATTTCTTGTTTCTATTGGTTATATAAGAGGTGGAAAAGCACCATTAATTCATCATGCTAATGAAGTTATTAGGGTTAATCCACTTCCTCATGCTCTGGTATTGACAGGAATTGTAGTTAGTTTCAGTATTAGTGTCTTTGGATATGCTTTAATTATTAAAATTCATTCTCATTATGGTACTATAGATACTAAAAAGATTACAAAAACGGAAAATAAGGAGTAATGATAAATGAGTATAACTGAACATTTGCCGATAGCTATAGTTTTATTTCAGTTAATAGTTGCTATTCTTTTGCCTTTAATTCATAAAGGTAAAAAGAAATTTGTACCACCTGTTGTAATTGGTGCTGCTATAATTAATATAATAATTTCCAGTTTTAGTTTAAAGCAGATATTAGACCAGGGAATGAGCACATATCAGTTAGGAGGTTGGCCTAGTTATTTTGGAATTGAAGTTATCTTTGATCAGATTACTGCTTTAATAACTTTGCTTATTTCATTTATTTTTTTAATTATTATTTGTTATGCAGTAAAGGGGATTAATAAAGAGATTAATCAAGAACAGATTGGTTATTATTTTTCATTATTCTTCTTATTAACTGCAGCAATGTATGGTATGACAATGGCTTTTGATATCTTTAATCTCTATGTTTTTATGGAAGTATCATTATTAGCTTCAGTTGGTATTGTAGTGATTAAGAATACTCCTAAGTCAATTCAAGGAGGATTTAATTATTTAATTTTAAACGCCATTGGCTCTAG
It encodes:
- a CDS encoding sodium:proton antiporter — its product is MLELVSKLTQNIHYFISLFLFLLGFYTMLANSNLVKKMIGLNIMDTSIFLFLVSIGYIRGGKAPLIHHANEVIRVNPLPHALVLTGIVVSFSISVFGYALIIKIHSHYGTIDTKKITKTENKE